The sequence cacaaaaatcatctaaatagagacaatagcCGAGTTGATCatcttcacttgcactctttactcactgttaacaaattctgtgcgttgcgtaatGTATGCGGaaacgtcatcaattgcgagttgctcgcgtgcaattgacaggatgtcacgtttAACTTTTTTGTGTAGAGGTAtcggtagttcgacactcttcttcttatatactcttgataataaataattatggcagccCACTTACAGTGACTGAATCCCCCACAGCTCCCATCACTCTTATATTGTACGGAGTCAGCTTATGGACTATGTGGAGGGAATAAATGGCAATTAAAGAAACGTTTATCGAGAAAGGTAACCAACTGCATGTGAAAATACGCTCACCTGAAGTTGGATTTGTGTTGATATAGTGGTCCGGTAGTTTAGCGCAATTTAATGGAGGAACAATGCACTGCAAAATTTCAGCTGATCGTATAATTACTATGGCATGCATCTAGATTCAATACCTCATTAGAAGATAAGTCTGAGATGAGTGTCTCATCGTAGGGGATTCCAGTTGAATTCAGGGCAGCTTCATACTTCTTAAGGAAAATTTCTGCATAATGTGGTGATAGTAAAATTACCTCACCATTCACTGTACAATAATAGATTtaaattatagcctcgatcagCCACAATTAAGGCACATGTAACCCTAATATCGGATAACTCGGCTAAATGAGTGTTACATTTATGGGAGAGAAAAATCAACTTGACATGGTATAGGTTTAGCCTTGcgatacacacatgcagctcttTCATACATTCTCCAAATACGCAGTTAACATTAAATCCCCAGTCAACAATGAAAACTCATGTGATTTTAATCAGGTTGCGgtatcattgtacatgtatgcactattataataattatgcacaattaaacattacacacacacgagTAATAATTTAGCTCAAGGAATCTACTGTTCTATGTGCAATAAAAGTTTTTTCAAGTTTGTGAGTCAGCAATAAATAGCTTACAGACCCTTGCCTCTGATTCAGGAAATTGCTCTACCCAGTAGTACTCGACCTCTACACAGAATGATGTGTTCTAATAATTCTATTCTATAATTCTGTATACTTCTGTTCCAGTTATTAATGACTATGCAGCGCAGCGAACTGTAGCCAGCAGAGTTTATGCAAGGCCAACTAGCTACCCAATTGTCTGACATTCGCACTTGCAATGTTTTGCGGGCATCAAGCATATGCGAGTGTTAATCTCTTCAAAAACCTATACCAGTgcttgtatgacatcacaatccttgccagaatgtAAAATAAAAGTATCTGTTGATTTGGATCGCttttcactcgcaaaataCAGTAATATATAATAAGTGAGTACGATCATGTTCTactactatagctatactgtagtTGATATAATTACAGGTGCGCCAAAATAAAATAATACACTTTTAGAGCGGCGCACTTTTGAGAACCCACAAAATTATGAACTAGCTCTTAATATTAGCTTATGGGCTACAGCTAGTGTAGTATCTAGTGCAGTCTCTTAGCACTTAATCGGTGGATCTACTGTTTCGTTGTTGGTCTCTGTATGCTACAGCCACATATAGACAACCGTTACACAACACAGCTATATGCATCAAATGCATGATTGCACAAAGTTATACTGCTATAGGCCAAAAAGTATAAAGGCGATTTGCCTTTTATAAACAccataaaaaattaattacaggAACCGTTGGtgcttaaattatggtggcgctgtaattacatcaactatGGTACTGTCATGCAACCCGCAGATTTAAGATTCCATGTCTAAATTGCAAGCCAGACGTTTCATCAGGGAGGTACCTACTATTTTTGGGTCTGGCTTCTTCCGCGAGACTAACTCCCTGTGGATCTAAACTAAGTTACACAGGTTTCGCACAAGTCACAAGAAGTACTTGACCGTAGGAGCCtggtactatatacatgcataccattaaatataattattggctcagtatagatttttattaataattattatgactcaCCCTCACTAGTCTGTGCAGAGCAGATTCCCAGCAGCAGACTGATAAAAAATGGAGCAATGATCCTCATCTTACTGAAAACTTGGTACCGTAAGCTGAGTGATTTTACTGCACCAGTATCTCTAGCTGCTATCTATCTATGCTGCTATGTAATGCTTCAACATAACATCACATGGTGTGCAGCAGCATGTGAccagccctgcccatctttcACCTTCgtgcaaaataataattatatgtacgcATGCGCCAATTACAACAATTTAAAATCAATATTTCAAATTTACACCTGCATTTCCCCCGGagtaaaaacacacacacacacacacacacacaaagtggAACACAGAGTTAATGTTATTGTTGTTAATCATTATTGTTGGAATATGAGCCGGGTTTTCTCAGTATCCATAGAAACGCCCACACTGACACCGCCAGCTCTAACACCACGGCGACCTCGTCTGTACACCATAGCAACAACAACTACAGCAATCGCTACAACAACTACAACCACTGTTAATCCTGTTCCTAGCAACACAGCAAGGAGATTTATGGGTGATGTGTCAGTGTCAGTGTTAGGGTCAGGATTTTCACCATTTGAGGAGACGAAAGACTTGGAGTTTTTATCAGTGTAGAAATATGGAAAGTCCTGGGGATAGAGGAGGGCATGTAAAATAGTTAAAAGGTTCACACGTTCAAGGACTCACAATGGAGGGACACTTTAACTTTGTCTCTGTTCCCCAGTCAACTTTGTCATCCTTATTCCCAACTGGTTCCATCTAGTatgtacaacacacactaatacACTTGAAACAAAACTAGAGTGTTCTACATTAcaagagctataattatcaggtGTATTTCGATGGTATAGGAACTTTTGTGAAAGGACGGTTagaaaggatttcgcggatttcatGTTCATAGAGTATTAGCCTTTCGTGCAAGTGATATTAAtgttcgtgggtataaatgctCGCGGTACATGCCTAATCAGCGAAAAACGCGAAGTTTATAATCTTGAAACACACCCTCTATACagcagttacatgtataatgtacgtagcatacatgtactaactaACCATGTTGTTCCAGAGAGCACTGGCTATCTCAGCATGACCTTTGACAGTGAAATGAAAGCAGTCCAGTCCAAAGTATGACCGGTCACCATCACCATCAGCCTATGAGAATCGGTGAAAGTCATGTACAAGACTTTGAACAATTAAATGTAGGGTACAAATTGGCTATAGTGCCATCAAGGCCttgaatgtacatgcagcacaacaagaagatgtgtgtgtgtgtgctggaTAGTAAGTTCTTACATTTGAGGGGAGACCTGTGTTCTTGAAGAATGGCTGAAGAACCACTGCGAACTGGTCAGAGTCATGATACTCGGGAGTTTTTTCTATCATATCTTCCAGAAGATCCTGCAAGtagttaataataattatagtaaaatcAGACAGTGAATTCTTACATTGTAGTCCCTGGAAGCTTGAGATGTTTCGCTCCAGTACTTGCTGTTGgcaacacaggggcacacagcTCTGGGTTAGGAGATGTGAGGTTGTTAATACCAATGCAACATAGTAAATTCAGAGTCTAAAATGATGACCACATCGAACTCTTGTGAAACACTTAAGTGTACAAACtagagacaataattatgatcacagTTAATTAGCTCACAAATGGATGAGGTCGCAAAACAATCCTGTCTTCAGTGCTCCCAGTTTAGTGACATCCAGAATCTCCACAACATTGACATAGGTTCTCGGCAGCTGCACAAAAGATATATAGAAACATCACAAGAGGCCCGGATGGTGTGGCTTGATCCACATTCaatattgtatgtacatgtttgaAAGTGCATACCTCAGCTCGTATTATGTCCAACCCTTCTTTAATCTTCTTCACATAGTTTTCTGCACTCTTTTTCACCTGGAAGTTGTACCAGAAGTATAGGTTTGTGTGCCATTCAGTCTTACCTTTTCTTTACAGTAGTTACACAGATCGTTTCCTCCAATCCACAAAGTGATGAGCTTCCAGTCTTCCTCCACATTGATGCTCTGTGCAATTAAATGGCACATGTATGTTACTCCTGAGTCATCACAGAGTGGCTATTTCCAGGCAAAACAGAAGCAGTATTTAACCACCACAAATGGCGTGgtgtatatactgcatgtgttcCTGCATGTGTTCCTGCATGCAGCTAAAAGCATACAAATGAATGCCTGGGTTTTCCCAAAATCAGCATCGAAGTTTCTAAATTAAAGCTAATGATCAACtgtacccagaatctgggggtAGTAACAAAAATCCAGTCATTGCAacaccacacaacaagtttcgatataattatgtaggagatgaaagcaccgcaggtgctgatgcctcggtgcagGTGCCAACGCTatgctactaatagcttttatacacataattatgattttgctgcatgcaggcagaatccagaatcacagggaaactcaaggagtgggtaggcctaatgatcaaccatgatggTTGATCAATGCCAAAttaagttcaagtctaaaatcaatggctgcatcagcagagccttgcagctctcttctcactcttgtagctagcaatagctagcgttctagtgcagagctaactactaagtagagtagcaacactcggtgaacaagtttgctacgcactcttctgaaaaggctgcaatggcattaccagtaagcaaaactaggcataacttgagaacaaagcattatattgcaaatccacaaattgaaaTCCAAGAGTAAACATGATAAGAAGCCTATagactcttacttgcactcgattgatccttgagcatctgtagcagtgtacacagacagacagacagacagacacacactattACCATATAGCGCATGCgtatcgaggcataataataccgtatagcgagcaATTTTTGTGCAAATTCCTTCTAATGGCTGGAGAGTCCCCAGAATAAATGTTCACAGTTGTAATATTTGCGGTTCACTGCaaagaaaccacacccaccaacaaGCTTTGCATAAAAAATACTGATGCGTGGGAGTTTCTCCCGGTTTTAGTCTAAACGTTAACTGTTCTGCCCCCGAAAAACGTGACAATTTGCACTGTGTGAAAATgttccgctatacggtactctaCGTACTGGCATGCGCAATAACAAATATTATATACCTGATCTGCTTTTATCATCTTGACAAGCTCCCGCACTTCCCCCGGTATTTGACTGCATAGAATTTAAAATTGATGCCACACCACGTGCATACAGTTTCATATATTTGTGTTTAACGAAAGAGAAGCTTTCAACGGTCATTGGAATGGTATGAGATTTGTATTGTTATAGATTGGCATACAAGTGATAGATCAAGTCTCAATGTCAGTTTTGCCCAAGAATGATAGTAGTCATGGAAAGGGAAATTTTCAGCATCATAGGATACGATATACATTGTTCACAATCCCAGAtttaaacatgtacatgtataggctgCAAAATGGAGTGGATGGCCAAAAGCAGACATCTTAGAAGTGTTTCCTTGTTTTAAACCACAAACACTCAACTATTCCTTATTAAGTCTGCGTGTTACGGGCACGCACACCAACAATGATATCACTTACAGAAGCTATTTCTATAGCAAAAGGTATTAATTGCTATTCATCACTGTCACTTTAAGTCTATGCCAGAATACATTGCTGTAAGTAGAATGTACAACTCACTCTGAAACAGCTCCAGATACGGCTCGATTAAAGTGTGCATTCACTGACGTTTGCTTCCCCGTTTTTACAGAGAATCCTTTGACGTTTGAGTTAAACGACCTCACAATGTCTATAATCATGTATGCGTGTATATATGAATATTATATTGTTTCGTTCAATCACACTGCTCTTTCCCCTTATGTGCAGCTATACTTACAACCACATAGGTTTGCTCCCCATACCCTCCTCGAGCTATGTCCATTTCTACCGTGAATTATCAtgtaatcatagattgaagagagagggattggcaacggggtGTGCTTCCGGTgccatccgtgtttccccgCGGTTTCAATTGAGGCTTACTCCTAATGTGGGAGTCtaatgaataattcatgagaattgtttttgctgtctgtaaaAAGTGTACGAGCTGTTCTGGTGCTATAAACATGAACTTAACCTCATGCTTATGGCCATTTGGTAcatagcacactacttagtaacacaatcTATATCATAGGTggtataggaacacaagcatgaaaatgtgctctgtgtacctcgatctagctacttcacgacaatcatGATTATGCTTCATTTCCAAATGATACTCATCATCAGGGGCATTTGTttaagtgttggaggggtctttgagaagCATGCGttagacacaataagtttcccggatTTTCGCGAGAGTTTTagggcgaaacacggatggtttcagGCCCATTTGTGTACACTGAATGTACAAGCATCACGTGAACTGcctccgttgccaatccctctctcttcaatctacatgtatgaatTCAGGGGAAGAGGTGACATGCATTTAGGATGCTGATGTCAAACTAGTCATACTTACTACATATTGCCTTTTatggttctgtgtgtgtataaataCAGCAAATTTGAAACCGCCTGTTGCAACCATTACATCACACTAAATTACACGACTAAAAGAAGAAGACTCTAGAAGCATTATGGAAATAAGCTAGGAAGTGACTTTTGGGCTTCTGtttacaaaataatggatACTTAATCCAGAATGTTCTACATCTGATAGTTGACATTGCTCTAATCGCTAACCTGTTGCCttgatacataattacatatgtatatatagcactaTTCCCAAAATTGAGTAGGTGTGTTGCTATGTAAAGTAAACACAAGCACAttaccataataatattatagctgaCTTATAATGTAGtaagctacacacacacacgcagcaaCACTGGGTATAACTTACTTGGGAGAGTCATAGCACCACTGTCCCCCCCAATACTGCATAGGAAAAACAACATCCTTGTAGTAACGGTAGCTTTACAGCACATCACAGGAAGAACAGTCAgtgaaaccacacacacacacacacgtgcacgcacgcacacacacacacacacacgcacacaaggTTACTTACCTCCAGGATACGCCTCGATACTCGGTCAAGGCTTGCAACAAGCATTTTGCCTTGGCCCCAAAACCAGCCTGAAGCAATGCAGGATTGTACACGTACAATATCAATTGTTTGGTGGCATGTTCAGTGAGGCCTTTCTAATTGTCATTCGTCTTTTAATGGAGGTACGTCACTCTCCAATTATAGCCCCACAACCTTAATTCACTACAATATAACTATGTGCATCTTTCGATTTAAAATAGCATGCAGCCTACTTAACTTTTTATTACAACCCATTGGGTTTTCAAGAGTGATAGCAAGAAAAAGCTtcactgcataattatactgtacagatTTTATTGGTCCCAAAGtgacctacataattattaatcatgAATACATGTCGAAGCCAATACTGTTTCGCATTGTATTTTGCAAACAGCAATATGATCAACGAGTTAGTTCAACTCACTGTAACTGAATCTCCCACAGCACCAAGGACCTTGATATGGTACGGAGACAGAGCATGCACTGTGGAATGAACACTAAAGTGAAAGTCAATTTAACATACACATGTATCCACAACCAAATTAAATAAATGGTATACGGGGTCTGTACAACATTTAACCAGAGCTCCTAAATTAACCATCTGCTTTTGTAACTAAATCTATACATCACCTGACGTAAATTTTGGATGGGTACTCTACTACTGATTGTCATTATCTGGCATCAGTTCACTTGTATGACATTTTGTCTTGCAAAACTGACAATTAAGTTGTCTGCTATGACTATGGTGACTGGCTATCACAAAACGTGCCTGATGTAGCAGGAATCTTTATGACGGAGTCTGGCAGTGGTGGGCAGTATTCAGTAGGTTGAGGCTGAGAAAAAGGGAAAACGATAAACGATAAACGATGGAATACTCATTGAGCAGTCATGCATCACACAATTGCACCATCACCTCACCACCATAAACTTACAACAGAAAACAAGTGCTAAGTTAAACGTAGTTGTATTGcctcaaattgatatatcgaCATGCATCATTCACCTCCGACTCCAAGGATAATATGTCAAAGATGAGTGTCTCATTGTATAGGATTCCAGACTCTACCATAGCATTCTCATACTGTTGCAGGTAAAGCTCTGTGCAAAGAGGTATCACAACAATGAATATTACCTGTTGAGTTTCACTTAGAAAACacatgtgactgcatgtattCATTGAGCACAATTTAAATGGCCATAGTCAGCATGACACATACAACCGGTAATTGTTTGCTCTGAGTACGATAAATATTTAAGCGCATAAAGATAGTCACACAAGTGGATATCTGAGAGGCTTCGGTTGAAGTACTAACATATAAAATAGCCGCATACCGTTTAATGCACTGTTTACTGCGTAAAGAAAAATTTATGTTTGGTAACATTGCAATAAGCATCAGATCAGTGATTGACTACCAGTATGTTTATACACCCTCACACAAATCACAAATTACCATCTGACCGTGCAGTACGACATAGCAGCAAAACTACAGCCAAGAAAGCAATCAGGAAAGCAAGTCTAGTCATGGCTTCAATCCACAAGTGAACTGGCTGATCTGACACGTACACctaaaaacaaaataatgacaACATTAATTTATCAACTGAAGTGTcttgctagctagatctattgtTTCAGGGAAAAGTGCTAAACCTGCTAGAAAAGCACTCACACAGCTGTACTGCACTGGTCTTCTCTTTGTGCAGTAACTTGGAGTCTGTGGCTCTGAAACCTTGTTTGCGCCGCGTTTGCAATAAGCATGTGACTCAGCCCTGCCCCCTCTTCGAGAATTACGTGACATGCGCACAACCGTTGCCAAATATAACACACAAAATCATGACGTAATGCGGTTTTATTTGCCACACTATAAGATCTGTGCCGATTGCATCAGATCAGTGAATATTGTGAAAACCAAGTTTTAAACGTGGAAACAGCAGTGCTAACTATTAAAGAAATTCCATTACCTTTTCTCCTAATAGCCTTCAATGTAAGTTGACCAACATATTAAAGAATAatgctgcatgtatattaaaTGAAAAGGATATGATTTATCTGTCTTTGTCTTTGTTCAGATATGGACGGTAGCTTTTTTGAAGATTTGAGGCAATTTGAGTTCTTCGGTGGGGACGAGAAGCCTGTACAATTTGGTACCACTAGCCGAACTCCTGTTAGCAGTACGGCCCATTATTCAGGTGAATACGTCCAAGGAATTTACCAAGACGAAGAATCAATTGACCTTACCTCTATCCTCGAGGCTTGCAACTCGTCACCTACAACCGCTGTGAGCTCTCCCAATAGTGTGTTCTCCCCTCCACAAGTTAGCCCACACTACAACTCTACTCCTGACTTAGTCTCCAGCTCGATTAGCCCTTTGGAGTCGGTATTTTCTTTCTCTGGGTACTGCCCCCAAGTGTCTGTTGCTCAAACAATGTATGGAAATGAAAATCGTCAACCCATCACTCTACCGTCGGAAGTGTCCAACAATCCAGTCGAAGCTCTGGTCTCTCTGACTTCAATGTCTTCCTCTATTTCAAATGGCCATCTTGATCCTCTAGCTGGAACACAACCGTCTCCTGGAAAGATCAGCCGTAAGATAAGGAAACAGCCCGTTGTTAAAGACACTGAGGAATGGAGGCATAAGCGAGATCGAAACAATGTTGCGGTTCGAAAAAGTCGAGAAAAGAGTAAGCTAAGGATCCAGGAAACAGAGGGTCGTGTCAAAGAGCTTGAAGAGGAAAATCGCCACCTCCAGTCAAAAATCACCCTCCTCTCAAAAGAGCTGAATGTGCTCAAGAGTCTCTTTACCAGTGCTGGAGTTTCTCAACCGCCTCTATGTGTGAAAGAAGAACTTGTTCCCCACATTCCGTAACTCCAAACCCCAAGACTTTCTCTGACAACCAAGCTATGACATCAGGATATGGATAACTGGACATGGACACAAATCGGTCAGTGCCCTGCTTTTGGACACTAGGCCGTATCAAGAGTTTTTGGAGAAGATCAAATCGAAACATCCTTTGGAACAGTTGCTATACTGGTTTATATTTATATGTTTATATTTCAGTTTTAgttgtgaatgtgtgtgttgctTTTGTATTACGTTTAGTTACCACCAAAATTCCTTTGCAAATAGGTTAGGCCATAAGTCCCTTGAAAGTTTTGTTTCTTTTTATTACTttcatttttttttatagcaCTGTAGAGGATGCATAAGAGAAAAAAATCTTCAAAACCAAAGCTTGACCTGTAGAGTCGTATTTGGGTACTATACTGTTGGGTTCATAATTTCTATGAAAGTATTATAGGAGAGATCGCTCGATCAATGGTTAGCAGGAGCAATAACACACCACTGCACCATGGATATAATATAATGGAGATTTAACAATAGTGTCAGGGTTATTCATTGAGCATGTGAGTGCTGGGCTAGCACAACAGGTGGTGTATCAATAGCAGCAAAGTTATTTTTGGAATCCTAATTTTACAATTTTATCTAGAATCTCCAATTATGGCAGAATCTATTTTTGGTATTCTGCGGTTGCCAAGACACAGGAAGTAAAGCCAAGATTAGAAATTGAAGTTAGTTATTTTTGTTCTGCATCCAGTCAACATTCCACATGTACATGGTGAGATGATTGGCATCACCTAGCAACACAGAACGGACTCCCCAATGCCTTAGCCTCAGTAGCAAAGGAGGGCGACATGCATAGGTGCTGCTAACTCTAATAAACCctccataataataattataggcatgctATTTAATACCCTAACCCTTGATGGCGCTACTATAAATTTACCCTCCTAATTATTACTGGTTGCTAAggctaaccctaacccttaaTATTCCACACTGAATGGCATGCTGAATAAGATAGCATAATCATCAAAAAAAGCAAAAACTGCACCTTATAAAAATGGTCCCATGCCATGTACATAatctcgattccaggccgcaaggaAAGgctacacacacgcatgcatgcatgcacgcacacacacacacaaaacagaTTGAATTGCTCGATGAAAATCCCTTAAcaagtatgtatatataggagcATGCATCCTGGTGTcaggaataataattatagttctgAAACCTAATATATAGCTACGAGGAATGGTTGCAATGAGATGCATGTCTGAGACAGTGAAACCTAACGCACAATGAACTACGATAAACtgctgtacgtacatacattgtacatgtatataattatgatattgaTGCCTCGATCCATGttgcctccttcacaggctctcctttttctgttctttaatTGTCACTAAGATAAAATACGAgacgaattggaggaacaaagaaagaaagaaagaagagaCGGTGTTgtttccttctttctttctttcttccTCCAATTTTCCTCTTCTTAACttattgtgacaaagaacagaaaaaggatcGAGGGCGTGCCTCCATGCATACAGTTCCTCTAACCATTTTTCACTTTACCCTCTAGCTAGTAGCAGGAGCGTATtactactagatctagctatcgtatagcgggaaatttttgtgaggtttaaaatttcgcgtttttcaaAGGCAGGCAGTTAACGCGCAAATTAAAACAGGGATAATTAAACTACCATGCACTggcatgcaaagctattggtgggtggggtttcctggcattgaaacgcgaatattaAAACCCACGAAAAGTTCTGctgagccaaatagcgaaaatgtgcacccgcgaaaatttcccgctataatacagtattataatataattattatggtctCCTGCTGCCATTGTTTTCTTAAGAGCTAAgccttctataattatatgcagtttCTCGACCAAGCAATTAATAAGAAGTGGGGTCGACGAGGCTGTAGGGCTTAATTCCCATGCATAAAATAGTTGTAAACATATTGATTGTCTCTACTGTGACTGCGTCATAGTACGAATATCACCAGACAGCAACAAttacaataaaaataatgcgACGACTTTATACATTACAATACAAAACCTAATAAGCAGAATGCACGGCTTGACATTAACCACATGACTTATTACTGGTTCCTGTCCCCTTGATTATCACTGCCTCACCTCCCTCCAAAACAATAGAAGACAAGTCGACCGTTGCTTCTTTCTTTCCAGGTAATGTGGACAGTTCGTATTCAGGATCTTTAAACCAATCAGAGGTCGAGTTCAGATTGACAGTCATTTTGTCTTCAGAAAAGTTAACAACTACAATAAACTCATTGCTGCTGCTCTTGTGATACCGGTGATAGACATAAATTTCTGTAGTGTTGAGAACATTGGTATAGTTGATGTGCTGGAAAGCAGGGTTCGAGCTCCTCATTTTCACCAGGTCCATGTATAAGTTAAGCATAGAATTGCTACTTTTGCTTTCAACATCAACATTGTATGTAGTATAGTTCGAGGGTACAGGAAGCCaaggatcaactgtactgaagcCAGCATTTGCACTAGTGTTCCACTGCATTGGAGTTCGCTCTGAGTCTCTTCCTTGATATTTGTCGTGGGTCTTATTAGGTGGAACGTATACATCAGTCATAAGTATTTCCTCACCATAATAAGTGGTAGGTGTTCCAGGCAAAGTCAGCAGGAGAACATTAAGAGCCCTGGCTAGATACAGTCCAGCTTTGTTTGCAATTCTTTGATTGTCATGATTCCCGAGTACCCAGTTGGGCCAAGCACCTTCGGGCATGTTGTCCAGCCAGTCAGAAACGATTCTACTAACATCACTACCGGTCCAATTTTTGTTTTCGAGAAGAAAGAAGTTAAACGGAAAATGAAACTCGGAACTATTGGAATCACCATAATAGGTCATGACAAGATTGAGAGGATCATAGGCTTCTCCGACCATAAACCTGGTGTTCTCATAAGAATCAAGGGTTGCTCTCCACTGACGAAAGATTGCATGGATATCATGAAGATTTGTGGTCTCATTGTGTAGTAAGCTGTGGTAGCAAGCAGGATCAGTAATGTTCGTAGTACAATTATTGGGTTCACTATACGATGGATCAGTAGTCTCGTTACGGAAACGAGAATCTTCAAGTAGAAATATCACTGCATCCATTCGAAATCCATCAACTCCCAAATCTAACCAAAACTTCAAAATGTTAACCATTGCAGAGCAAACGTCAGGATTGGAGTAATTCAAATCCGGTTGAAATTCTGAAAACTGGTGCAGGTAATACTGCTCTCGATTGCTATCAAAAGTCCAAGCACTTCCACCAAAAACAGAAATCCAATTACTAGGTGGTCCTCCAAATTCGTTTGGATCAGCCCACACGTAccagtccttctttgaactAGTCTTATTATTCCGACTCTCAACAAACCAGGGGTGCTCGTCTGATGTATGGTTGGGTACAAAATCCATGA is a genomic window of Halichondria panicea chromosome 15, odHalPani1.1, whole genome shotgun sequence containing:
- the LOC135349015 gene encoding alpha-glucosidase-like — encoded protein: MASEKTPAINNEREEDDDLGGDADLDPGDTANLLEDEEEEELEYPGTDPRPEKKAYKIARIVLGIGTFVILFGFLAAAITLIAVSPPCKGQSDLAWWKTTVIYQCYPLSFQDTSGNGKGDLKGIEKRVQYFSDIGVDTVWLNPIFKSPQKDNGYDISDFMAIDPLFGTMNDFKSLLQELHSRGIHLLMDFVPNHTSDEHPWFVESRNNKTSSKKDWYVWADPNEFGGPPSNWISVFGGSAWTFDSNREQYYLHQFSEFQPDLNYSNPDVCSAMVNILKFWLDLGVDGFRMDAVIFLLEDSRFRNETTDPSYSEPNNCTTNITDPACYHSLLHNETTNLHDIHAIFRQWRATLDSYENTRFMVGEAYDPLNLVMTYYGDSNSSEFHFPFNFFLLENKNWTGSDVSRIVSDWLDNMPEGAWPNWVLGNHDNQRIANKAGLYLARALNVLLLTLPGTPTTYYGEEILMTDVYVPPNKTHDKYQGRDSERTPMQWNTSANAGFSTVDPWLPVPSNYTTYNVDVESKSSNSMLNLYMDLVKMRSSNPAFQHINYTNVLNTTEIYVYHRYHKSSSNEFIVVVNFSEDKMTVNLNSTSDWFKDPEYELSTLPGKKEATVDLSSIVLEGGEAVIIKGTGTSNKSCG
- the LOC135349258 gene encoding phospholipase B1, membrane-associated-like, encoding MSRNSRRGGRAESHAYCKRGANKVSEPQTPSYCTKRRPVQYSCVYVSDQPVHLWIEAMTRLAFLIAFLAVVLLLCRTARSDELYLQQYENAMVESGILYNETLIFDILSLESEPQPTEYCPPLPDSVIKIPATSVHALSPYHIKVLGAVGDSVTAGFGAKAKCLLQALTEYRGVSWSIGGDSGAMTLPNIVRSFNSNVKGFSVKTGKQTSVNAHFNRAVSGAVSDQIPGEVRELVKMIKADQSINVEEDWKLITLWIGGNDLCNYCKEKVKKSAENYVKKIKEGLDIIRAELPRTYVNVVEILDVTKLGALKTGLFCDLIHLAVCPCVANSKYWSETSQASRDYNDLLEDMIEKTPEYHDSDQFAVVLQPFFKNTGLPSNADGDGDRSYFGLDCFHFTVKGHAEIASALWNNMMEPVGNKDDKVDWGTETKLKCPSIDFPYFYTDKNSKSFVSSNGENPDPNTDTDTSPINLLAVLLGTGLTVVVVVVAIAVVVVAMVYRRGRRGVRAGGVSVGVSMDTEKTRLIFQQIAARDTGAVKSLSLRYQVFSKMRIIAPFFISLLLGICSAQTSEEIFLKKYEAALNSTGIPYDETLISDLSSNECIVPPLNCAKLPDHYINTNPTSVHKLTPYNIRVMGAVGDSVTAGFGALATNIFQALTEYRGVSWSIGGDDGYTTIPNIVKEFNPNVKGFSVGKGKATSSNAHFNQAVSGAIAEDIPGQVRTLVDKIKNDISMESFNEDWKMITIWIGGNDLCAYCNDKTKYSPSEYVKHIREGLDILKAELPRTFVNLVQILDVTELEGLKGSLLCSAVKLFACSCNNDASTTKASGFYNDELENIDFNSYNTDDFAVVLQPFMKNLKLPDKDPNSYFGLDCFHFNRKGHCEAARALWNNMMSFKMEKKDSINWEENPLLKCPTEEYPYFFTGENSPPPSGFGAVNPDPNVTRNPSQTGSFLGILLGSGLTTFTVAIAIVIGVVAALAYSRHRRHRNSVSMSTDSDEKIRLV
- the LOC135349260 gene encoding CCAAT/enhancer-binding protein delta-like encodes the protein MDGSFFEDLRQFEFFGGDEKPVQFGTTSRTPVSSTAHYSGEYVQGIYQDEESIDLTSILEACNSSPTTAVSSPNSVFSPPQVSPHYNSTPDLVSSSISPLESVFSFSGYCPQVSVAQTMYGNENRQPITLPSEVSNNPVEALVSLTSMSSSISNGHLDPLAGTQPSPGKISRKIRKQPVVKDTEEWRHKRDRNNVAVRKSREKSKLRIQETEGRVKELEEENRHLQSKITLLSKELNVLKSLFTSAGVSQPPLCVKEELVPHIP